Proteins encoded in a region of the Streptomyces akebiae genome:
- a CDS encoding MarR family winged helix-turn-helix transcriptional regulator, whose product MRGLHADTGYLLYRLGLRSGQLFNASLQESGLRLRHYALLRFLATSPGALQRELSASLGYDPSAIVGLVDDLEKLGFAERRPSPDDRRSRIIVLTEDGRSFLRDTDEAGQRVSDELVEPLDAAERETLHVLLQKIAEAGLG is encoded by the coding sequence ATGCGCGGGCTGCACGCGGACACCGGCTACCTGCTGTACCGGCTGGGGCTGCGGTCCGGACAGCTGTTCAACGCCTCCCTCCAGGAGTCGGGCCTCAGGCTGCGGCACTACGCGCTGCTGCGCTTCCTGGCCACGTCCCCGGGGGCGCTCCAGCGCGAGCTGAGCGCGTCGCTCGGCTACGACCCGAGCGCGATCGTCGGGCTGGTGGACGACCTGGAGAAGCTGGGCTTCGCCGAGCGGCGCCCCTCCCCCGACGACCGCCGCAGCCGGATCATCGTGCTCACCGAGGACGGCCGGTCCTTCCTCCGTGACACCGACGAGGCCGGACAGCGCGTCTCCGACGAACTGGTGGAGCCCCTCGACGCCGCCGAGCGCGAGACGCTCCATGTGCTGCTGCAGAAGATCGCCGAGGCCGGACTGGGGTGA
- a CDS encoding glycoside hydrolase family 16 protein: MSETPGTTVTGTPSGRRRPLRRAFLAVAAALALATAWATTAQGAAPTPPAGWTQVFVDDFNGTAGTGVNTSNWQYATGTSYPGGPANWGTGEVETMTNSTANVALDGNGNLRITPIRDAAGRWTSGRIETNRTDFQPPAGGKLRVESRLQMPNVTGTAAEGYWPAFWMLGAPYRGNYQNWPSVGELDIMENVQGRNQVWATIHCGTNPGGPCNETTGIGNSTACPNTTCQSGFHTYTMEWDRSVTPETIRFLVDGTQFHSVNANQVDATTWNNATNHGFFIILNVAMGGAFPDAFGGGLDGDTRSGVPMVVDYVQVLSAGGGTTTPPPTGTRDAYSAIQAESYNSQSGTLTETTTDTGGGQNIGSLANGDWALFQNVNFGSTAATQFVARVASGANSGVSGLVEVRLDSRSNAPVGSFSIANTGGWQSWRTVPANMAQVTGTHDVYLTFTSGQAQDFVNVNWFNFGR; the protein is encoded by the coding sequence ATGAGTGAAACCCCCGGCACAACCGTCACCGGCACACCCTCGGGACGTCGCCGCCCGCTCCGGCGCGCGTTCCTCGCCGTGGCCGCCGCGCTGGCGCTGGCCACGGCCTGGGCGACGACCGCGCAGGGCGCCGCCCCCACCCCGCCCGCGGGCTGGACGCAGGTCTTCGTCGACGACTTCAACGGCACCGCCGGCACCGGCGTCAACACCTCCAACTGGCAGTACGCGACCGGCACTTCGTACCCCGGCGGCCCCGCCAACTGGGGGACGGGCGAGGTCGAGACGATGACGAACAGCACCGCCAACGTCGCTCTCGACGGCAACGGCAATCTCCGCATCACCCCGATCCGTGACGCGGCGGGACGCTGGACCTCGGGCCGGATCGAGACCAACCGCACCGACTTCCAGCCCCCGGCGGGCGGCAAGCTGCGGGTCGAGTCCCGGCTCCAGATGCCGAACGTCACCGGGACGGCCGCCGAGGGCTACTGGCCGGCGTTCTGGATGCTGGGCGCGCCCTACCGGGGCAACTACCAGAACTGGCCGAGCGTCGGCGAGCTGGACATCATGGAGAACGTGCAGGGCCGCAACCAGGTCTGGGCCACCATCCACTGCGGCACCAACCCCGGCGGCCCGTGCAACGAGACGACCGGCATCGGCAACTCCACCGCGTGCCCCAACACGACCTGCCAGTCCGGGTTCCACACGTACACCATGGAGTGGGACCGCTCGGTGACCCCGGAGACGATCCGGTTCCTCGTCGACGGCACCCAGTTCCACTCGGTCAACGCGAACCAGGTCGACGCGACCACCTGGAACAACGCCACCAACCACGGGTTCTTCATCATCCTGAACGTGGCCATGGGCGGCGCCTTCCCCGACGCGTTCGGCGGCGGCCTCGACGGCGACACCCGCTCCGGTGTCCCGATGGTCGTCGACTACGTGCAGGTGCTGTCGGCCGGCGGGGGCACGACCACTCCGCCGCCGACGGGCACCCGTGACGCGTACAGCGCCATCCAGGCCGAGTCGTACAACAGCCAGAGCGGCACCCTCACCGAGACCACGACCGACACCGGCGGCGGCCAGAACATCGGCTCCCTGGCCAACGGCGACTGGGCACTCTTCCAGAACGTGAACTTCGGCTCCACGGCCGCGACGCAGTTCGTCGCGCGCGTGGCCTCCGGCGCCAACTCGGGGGTGAGCGGCCTGGTCGAGGTCAGGCTCGACAGCCGCTCGAACGCGCCGGTCGGCAGTTTCTCGATCGCCAACACCGGGGGGTGGCAGTCCTGGCGGACGGTGCCCGCGAACATGGCCCAGGTGACCGGCACCCATGACGTCTATCTGACCTTCACCAGCGGTCAGGCGCAGGACTTCGTGAACGTGAACTGGTTCAACTTCGGCCGCTGA
- a CDS encoding sulfatase-like hydrolase/transferase, which translates to MPSRRRFLAGTAAVGATGAAAGCVAHEGREAGAREAAVPGTSRPSAPVVPAARTPSQRLNFVVVLADDLGYGELGSYGQKLIDTPRLDALAAEGLRFTDAYAAAPVCAPSRCSLLTGLHSGHATVRENPWGPGGQGALTERDFTFAEALRALGYRTALIGKWGFGPERPDQPSHPNFRGFDQFYGYLTHKHAHEYYPTYLWDNGEKQDIPENRDGAREVYAPDLIEERALGFVDAHKDQPFLLFLAPTVPHAPSLAPKPGAYADEPWSRPDKAHAAQVSGLDRLVGTLVDRLRAHGIDRRTVVLVTSDNGPHEEGGTDPDLFDGNGPLRGYKRNLYEGGIRVPLIAWSPQRVPVGTTDRPTPLIDLLPTLAELAGAPAPSDIDGLSVAPLLRAGGGEAARHDHLYFYRNHSGVTPRADRVDGGRTRRLAEAVRRGDHKAVRFAPGQDREAPDDRWEVELYDLARDPGERYDLAAARPAEADALVRLMRSSWVDDYRRAPYGVTLKVARASGGFLVTATFANGSARPWTAARLALTAPNSWRVRALGTVTADRIRPGGRFVTRWEVTPAADAEQGWLTARGTATHAGASVTYAAQASATR; encoded by the coding sequence ATGCCCAGCCGCCGCCGTTTCCTCGCCGGGACCGCCGCGGTCGGCGCGACCGGGGCGGCGGCCGGCTGTGTCGCGCACGAGGGACGCGAGGCCGGGGCCCGCGAAGCCGCCGTTCCCGGGACGAGCCGGCCGTCCGCGCCGGTCGTGCCCGCGGCCCGGACCCCGTCGCAGCGCCTCAACTTCGTGGTCGTCCTCGCCGACGACCTCGGCTACGGCGAACTCGGCTCCTACGGACAGAAACTGATCGACACCCCGCGCCTGGACGCCCTGGCCGCCGAGGGACTGCGCTTCACCGACGCCTATGCCGCCGCCCCGGTGTGCGCCCCGTCGCGCTGCTCCCTGCTGACCGGGCTGCACAGCGGCCACGCCACCGTCCGGGAGAACCCCTGGGGGCCGGGCGGCCAGGGCGCGCTGACCGAGCGGGACTTCACGTTCGCCGAGGCGCTGCGCGCCCTCGGCTACCGCACCGCGCTCATCGGCAAGTGGGGCTTCGGCCCGGAGCGCCCGGACCAGCCCAGCCACCCCAACTTCCGTGGCTTCGACCAGTTCTACGGCTATCTCACGCACAAGCACGCGCACGAGTACTACCCGACGTACCTGTGGGACAACGGCGAGAAGCAGGACATCCCCGAGAACCGGGACGGCGCACGCGAGGTCTACGCCCCCGACCTCATCGAGGAGCGGGCCCTCGGCTTCGTCGACGCCCACAAGGACCAGCCGTTCCTGCTGTTCCTCGCCCCGACCGTCCCGCACGCCCCGAGCCTCGCCCCGAAGCCCGGCGCGTACGCCGATGAGCCCTGGTCCCGCCCCGACAAGGCCCACGCCGCCCAGGTCAGCGGGCTCGACCGCCTGGTCGGCACCCTCGTGGACCGACTCCGGGCACACGGCATCGACCGGCGCACCGTCGTCCTCGTCACCAGCGACAACGGCCCGCACGAGGAGGGCGGCACCGACCCGGACCTCTTCGACGGCAACGGCCCGCTGCGCGGCTACAAGCGCAATCTGTACGAGGGCGGCATCCGCGTCCCCCTGATCGCCTGGTCCCCGCAGCGCGTCCCCGTCGGCACCACCGACCGCCCGACCCCGCTGATCGACCTGCTGCCGACCCTCGCCGAACTCGCGGGCGCGCCCGCCCCGTCGGACATCGACGGGCTCTCCGTGGCTCCGCTGCTGCGGGCCGGCGGCGGAGAGGCCGCCCGCCACGACCACCTGTACTTCTACCGCAACCACAGCGGGGTCACCCCGCGCGCCGACCGGGTCGACGGGGGCCGGACGCGGCGGCTGGCCGAGGCGGTGCGGCGCGGGGACCACAAGGCCGTGCGGTTCGCCCCAGGACAGGACCGTGAGGCGCCCGACGACCGCTGGGAGGTCGAGCTGTACGACCTCGCGCGGGATCCCGGGGAGCGGTACGACCTCGCGGCGGCGCGGCCCGCCGAGGCCGACGCGCTGGTGCGGCTCATGCGGTCCTCGTGGGTGGACGACTACCGGCGCGCGCCCTACGGCGTCACCCTCAAGGTCGCCCGCGCGAGCGGGGGGTTCCTCGTCACCGCGACCTTCGCCAACGGGTCGGCCCGCCCCTGGACCGCCGCCCGGCTCGCCCTCACCGCACCGAACAGCTGGCGGGTGCGTGCCCTCGGCACGGTCACCGCGGACCGCATCCGCCCCGGCGGACGGTTCGTCACCCGCTGGGAGGTCACGCCCGCCGCCGACGCCGAGCAGGGGTGGCTCACGGCCCGGGGTACCGCCACCCACGCGGGGGCGTCGGTGACGTACGCGGCGCAGGCGTCGGCCACGAGGTAG
- a CDS encoding protein kinase domain-containing protein, with amino-acid sequence MPLRDDDPAVIGGYALEDRLGAGGMGVVYRARSASGRLVAIKLVHAHYRDDEEFRSRFRQEVAAARRVSGAFTAAVVDADPEAARPWMATQYVPAPTLSDLVREEGPLGGVRIRGLALGLVEALRDIHRAGVVHRDLKPANVLMAEDGPRVIDFGISRAGDNLPLTVTGRVIGTPPFMSPEQLRSPRDVTAASDVFSLGSLLVYAASGHSPFKAESPYLAGYQVMFEAPKLEAVPEPLRAIAERCLDKDPASRPDLAELHGLFLELATSPAGGTRGASLTPTPGTEAASGTPSASASGTRTETDRTDPHRRTTGRPKSDRRNTGQAYAERPDADRTNADRTNTGRADDTTANDRLPDHRPMDGGPLDDGPLDGRPAGRRRPRPRARRQLLLVGLGAALTVSALSAALLLYAGAEDSTTASGTDSGSGSGNGNGNGSGNGNAVGYRSASLPEGWRPWQTRLRADSGLPADYIPVNYDQTGCVTDGTDLYCGGTGFLVAKVDAATGRTGWRYGRLPQTARPIGVRDGLVFVYAEADSSQRRLVALDTRTGKERWARPISTSETAPLFDRGVLTLTPDHSEVIAYDAAGKELWLTSEPAGVNCIPSALGGDPYELCWEGDDFLDTQPFTLVRLNPDDGTPRARTPLPKKSLALGAVDGRPLFLKAETTEEVYQAGYERPYDAFLRVDPDTGKATRIPLKRALRGAATLVDGVVYFVRTSGSVTAVSARSGKVLWERTTDMENLSAPVASAARDEIYFANRFGRLLALDSRTGAEVWRTDALDDPGDNATDTPPGVLLVDDAIVATAGSMAFSVNPDEPMKAGTSVSTVGD; translated from the coding sequence ATGCCGCTGAGGGACGACGATCCCGCCGTCATAGGCGGGTACGCCCTGGAGGACCGGCTCGGCGCGGGTGGCATGGGGGTCGTCTATCGCGCTCGGTCCGCGTCGGGGCGACTGGTCGCGATCAAGCTGGTGCACGCGCATTACCGCGACGACGAGGAGTTCCGCTCCCGGTTCCGTCAGGAGGTCGCGGCGGCGCGCCGGGTGAGCGGAGCGTTCACGGCTGCCGTGGTGGACGCCGATCCGGAGGCCGCCAGGCCCTGGATGGCGACGCAGTACGTTCCGGCTCCGACGCTCTCCGATCTGGTGCGCGAGGAGGGCCCGCTGGGCGGTGTCCGGATCCGGGGCCTCGCGCTGGGGCTGGTCGAGGCGCTGCGCGACATCCATCGCGCCGGGGTCGTGCACCGGGACCTGAAGCCGGCGAACGTCCTGATGGCCGAGGACGGGCCGCGCGTCATCGACTTCGGCATCTCGCGCGCCGGGGACAACCTGCCGCTCACCGTGACCGGACGGGTGATCGGCACCCCGCCGTTCATGTCACCGGAGCAGTTGCGCTCGCCGAGGGACGTCACCGCCGCGTCGGACGTGTTCTCGCTGGGGTCGCTGCTGGTGTACGCGGCCAGCGGGCACAGCCCGTTCAAGGCCGAGAGCCCCTATCTGGCGGGCTATCAGGTCATGTTCGAGGCCCCGAAGCTGGAGGCGGTGCCCGAGCCGCTGCGGGCCATCGCCGAACGCTGCCTGGACAAGGACCCGGCGAGCCGCCCGGACCTCGCCGAACTGCACGGTTTGTTCCTGGAGTTGGCGACTTCGCCCGCCGGCGGCACCCGTGGCGCCTCGCTGACGCCGACGCCTGGGACAGAGGCGGCGTCGGGGACGCCGTCGGCGTCGGCGTCGGGGACGCGAACGGAGACCGACCGGACCGACCCCCACCGAAGGACCACCGGACGGCCCAAGTCCGACCGGAGGAACACCGGACAGGCCTACGCGGAACGACCGGACGCGGACCGAACGAACGCGGACCGAACGAACACCGGCCGGGCGGACGACACGACCGCGAACGACCGGCTGCCCGACCACCGGCCGATGGACGGCGGACCACTCGACGACGGCCCGCTGGACGGCCGACCGGCGGGCAGGCGCCGCCCCAGGCCCCGTGCCCGACGGCAGTTGCTCCTCGTCGGCCTCGGCGCCGCCCTGACCGTCTCCGCGCTGAGCGCCGCGCTGCTCCTGTACGCGGGGGCCGAGGACAGCACGACGGCGTCCGGCACCGACAGCGGCAGCGGCAGCGGCAACGGCAACGGCAACGGCAGCGGCAACGGCAACGCCGTGGGCTACCGTTCCGCGTCGCTCCCCGAGGGCTGGCGGCCGTGGCAGACACGGCTGCGGGCCGACAGCGGTCTTCCCGCCGATTACATCCCGGTCAATTACGACCAAACGGGCTGCGTGACGGACGGGACGGACCTGTACTGCGGCGGTACGGGTTTCCTCGTCGCGAAGGTGGACGCCGCCACCGGGAGAACGGGATGGCGGTACGGCCGGCTTCCGCAGACCGCCCGGCCCATCGGCGTACGGGACGGCCTGGTCTTCGTCTACGCGGAAGCCGACAGCTCCCAGCGGCGTCTGGTGGCCCTGGACACCCGGACCGGGAAGGAGCGGTGGGCCCGGCCCATCAGCACGAGCGAGACGGCGCCCCTCTTCGACCGCGGCGTGCTCACCCTCACGCCCGACCACTCCGAGGTGATCGCCTACGACGCGGCGGGCAAGGAGCTGTGGCTGACGTCCGAGCCCGCCGGGGTCAACTGCATCCCCTCGGCGCTCGGCGGCGACCCGTACGAACTGTGCTGGGAGGGTGACGACTTCCTCGACACCCAACCGTTCACACTGGTACGCCTCAATCCCGACGACGGCACCCCACGGGCACGCACCCCGCTGCCCAAGAAGTCGCTCGCCCTGGGCGCCGTCGACGGACGGCCGCTGTTCCTGAAGGCGGAGACCACCGAGGAGGTCTACCAGGCGGGGTACGAGCGCCCCTACGACGCGTTCCTGCGGGTGGACCCGGACACCGGCAAGGCCACCCGGATCCCGCTGAAGCGCGCGCTGCGCGGTGCGGCGACACTCGTGGACGGGGTCGTGTACTTCGTGCGGACCAGCGGGTCGGTCACCGCCGTGTCGGCCAGGAGCGGCAAGGTGCTGTGGGAGCGGACCACCGACATGGAGAACCTGTCCGCGCCGGTGGCGTCGGCGGCCCGTGACGAGATCTACTTCGCCAACCGGTTCGGCCGACTGCTGGCCCTGGACAGCAGGACGGGCGCCGAGGTGTGGCGCACGGACGCGCTCGACGACCCGGGGGACAACGCGACCGACACCCCGCCCGGGGTACTGCTCGTGGACGACGCGATCGTGGCGACGGCCGGGAGCATGGCGTTCTCCGTGAACCCGGACGAGCCGATGAAGGCCGGGACGTCCGTGTCCACCGTCGGGGACTGA
- a CDS encoding MaoC family dehydratase, producing the protein MSITVNGIDELKKLAGSDLGTSEWIEVTQERIDTFADATGDHQWIHVDPEKAAKGPFGAPIAHGYLTLSLFIPLFTELLDVEGVSTKVNYGLNKVRFPSPVKVGSKIRLVGKLASVEDVPGGVQITVDGTIEIEGAPKPAAVLQSLSRFYA; encoded by the coding sequence ATGAGCATCACCGTGAACGGCATCGACGAGCTCAAGAAGCTCGCCGGCAGCGACCTCGGCACCAGTGAGTGGATCGAGGTCACCCAGGAGCGCATCGACACGTTCGCCGACGCGACCGGGGACCACCAGTGGATCCACGTCGACCCCGAGAAGGCGGCGAAGGGCCCCTTCGGCGCGCCGATCGCCCACGGGTACCTGACCCTGTCGCTGTTCATCCCGCTCTTCACCGAACTCCTGGACGTCGAGGGTGTCTCGACGAAGGTCAACTACGGCCTGAACAAGGTGCGTTTCCCCTCGCCGGTGAAGGTCGGGTCGAAGATCCGGCTGGTCGGCAAGCTGGCGTCGGTGGAGGACGTGCCGGGAGGCGTGCAGATCACCGTCGACGGCACGATCGAGATCGAGGGCGCGCCCAAGCCGGCGGCCGTGCTGCAGAGCCTGTCCCGCTTCTACGCGTAA
- a CDS encoding amidohydrolase family protein: MNVDELVAIDVHTHAEVSSKKGTSSLDDELHDASSAYFKVEGKRKPTLEETAAYYRERKMAAVIFTVDAESATGTEPVPNEEVAEAAAANADVLIPFASIDPFRGKAGVRQARRLVEEYGVKGFKFHPSVQGFFPNDRAVAYALYEVIEETGTIALFHTGQTGIGAGVPGGGGIRLKYSNPLHVDDVAADFPHLKIILAHPSFPWQDEALAVATHKPGVHIDLSGWSPKYFPPQLVQYANTLLKDKVLFGSDYPVLTPDRWLADFEKLSIKDEVKPKILKENAARLLGLTKP; this comes from the coding sequence ATGAACGTGGACGAGCTGGTCGCGATCGACGTCCACACCCACGCGGAGGTGTCCTCGAAGAAGGGCACGTCGTCGCTGGACGACGAGCTGCACGACGCCTCCTCCGCCTATTTCAAGGTCGAGGGCAAGCGCAAGCCCACCCTGGAGGAGACGGCCGCCTACTACCGTGAGCGGAAGATGGCCGCCGTGATCTTCACGGTGGACGCCGAGTCCGCGACCGGCACCGAGCCCGTCCCCAACGAGGAGGTCGCCGAGGCGGCCGCCGCCAACGCGGACGTGCTGATCCCCTTCGCCTCCATCGACCCCTTCCGCGGCAAGGCGGGCGTGAGGCAGGCCCGGCGGCTGGTCGAGGAGTACGGGGTCAAGGGCTTCAAGTTCCACCCCAGCGTCCAGGGCTTCTTCCCCAACGACCGCGCGGTGGCGTACGCCCTGTACGAGGTCATCGAGGAGACGGGCACGATCGCCCTCTTCCACACCGGCCAGACGGGCATCGGCGCCGGCGTGCCCGGTGGCGGCGGCATCCGCCTGAAGTACTCCAACCCGCTGCACGTGGACGACGTCGCCGCCGACTTCCCGCACCTGAAGATCATCCTGGCGCACCCGTCGTTCCCCTGGCAGGACGAGGCCCTGGCGGTCGCCACGCACAAGCCGGGCGTGCACATCGACCTGTCCGGCTGGTCGCCGAAGTACTTCCCGCCGCAGCTCGTGCAGTACGCGAACACCCTGCTCAAGGACAAGGTGCTCTTCGGCTCCGACTACCCCGTCCTCACCCCCGACCGCTGGCTCGCCGACTTCGAGAAGCTGTCGATCAAGGACGAGGTCAAGCCGAAGATCCTCAAGGAGAACGCCGCCCGCCTGCTCGGCCTGACGAAACCGTAG
- the menE gene encoding o-succinylbenzoate--CoA ligase, protein MRNEGLGSWPARRARKTPHRTALIHGDTSLTYGELYERTTRLAHALRASGVRRGDRIAYLGPNHPSYLETLFAAGTLGAVFVPLNTRLAGPEIAYQLADSGAKALVYGAGFTALVAGLPGDETDVRTFVEIGAEYEALLAGAGAEPIDQPVTADDTCIIMYTSGTTGRPKGAMLTHGNIIWNAVNVLVDQDVITDERALVSAPLFHTAGLNMLTLPVLLKGGTCVLVEAFVPEATFDLIERHRITFMFGVPTMFDQIARHPRWADADLSSLRMLSCGGSPVPTPLIATFQERGLTFLQGYGMTEAAPGTLFLDAEHAVSKAGSAGVPHFFSDVRVVRPDMTPVDVDEPGEVVVRGPHVMPGYWGLPEETAAVFADGWFRSGDAARIDEDGYVFIVDRIKDMIISGGENIYPAEIEDQLLAHPDIVECAVIGVPDDKWGEVPRAVVVPREGCALDADEVLASLAGRLAKYKIPKSVVIADELPRTASGKLLKARVRKRYGTNS, encoded by the coding sequence ATGCGCAATGAGGGACTGGGGTCGTGGCCCGCCCGCCGGGCCCGCAAGACCCCGCACCGCACCGCGCTGATCCACGGCGACACGAGCCTCACCTACGGGGAGCTGTACGAGCGCACCACACGCCTCGCCCACGCCCTGCGCGCCTCCGGCGTACGCCGCGGCGACCGCATCGCCTACCTGGGGCCCAACCACCCCTCGTACCTGGAGACGCTGTTCGCCGCCGGCACGCTCGGCGCGGTCTTCGTCCCGCTCAACACCCGCCTCGCGGGCCCCGAGATCGCCTACCAGCTGGCGGACTCCGGGGCCAAGGCGCTGGTGTACGGCGCCGGGTTCACCGCTCTCGTCGCCGGACTGCCGGGCGACGAGACCGACGTGCGCACGTTCGTGGAGATCGGCGCCGAGTACGAGGCGCTGCTCGCGGGAGCCGGCGCCGAGCCGATCGACCAGCCCGTCACCGCCGACGACACCTGCATCATCATGTACACCTCGGGGACCACGGGCCGCCCCAAGGGCGCGATGCTCACCCACGGCAACATCATCTGGAACGCCGTCAACGTGCTCGTCGACCAGGACGTCATCACCGACGAACGCGCCCTGGTCTCCGCCCCGTTGTTCCACACGGCGGGGCTGAACATGCTCACCCTGCCCGTGCTGCTCAAGGGCGGCACCTGCGTCCTGGTCGAGGCCTTCGTGCCGGAGGCCACCTTCGACCTGATCGAACGGCACCGGATCACCTTCATGTTCGGCGTGCCGACCATGTTCGACCAGATCGCCCGGCACCCGCGCTGGGCCGACGCCGACCTGTCGTCGCTCAGGATGCTCTCCTGCGGCGGCTCCCCGGTGCCGACCCCGCTCATCGCCACGTTCCAGGAGCGCGGGCTCACCTTCCTCCAGGGCTACGGCATGACGGAGGCGGCCCCCGGCACGCTCTTCCTCGACGCCGAGCACGCCGTGAGCAAGGCCGGGTCGGCGGGCGTACCGCACTTCTTCAGCGACGTACGGGTCGTCCGCCCGGACATGACCCCGGTCGACGTCGACGAGCCCGGCGAGGTCGTCGTCCGCGGACCCCATGTCATGCCCGGCTACTGGGGGCTGCCCGAGGAGACCGCCGCGGTCTTCGCCGACGGCTGGTTCCGCAGCGGGGACGCGGCCCGGATCGACGAGGACGGCTACGTCTTCATCGTCGACCGCATCAAGGACATGATCATCTCCGGGGGCGAGAACATCTACCCCGCCGAGATCGAGGACCAGCTCCTCGCCCACCCCGACATCGTCGAGTGCGCGGTCATCGGCGTCCCCGACGACAAGTGGGGCGAGGTGCCGCGAGCCGTGGTCGTCCCCCGGGAGGGCTGCGCCCTGGACGCCGACGAGGTGCTGGCCTCGCTGGCCGGACGACTCGCCAAGTACAAGATCCCGAAGTCGGTGGTGATCGCGGACGAGCTGCCCCGCACCGCCTCCGGAAAGCTCCTCAAGGCCCGGGTGCGCAAGCGCTACGGCACCAACTCTTAG
- a CDS encoding SDR family NAD(P)-dependent oxidoreductase, which yields MPSIDLTGKVAVVTGSGRGLGLAYAQALAAAGASVVVNDIDEAVAEAAVKSITEAGGKAVAEVVPVGTTEAADRLVGRAVEEFGRLDILVTNAGILRDKVLWKMSDDDFDAVITTHLKGTFTCARAAAIRMREQGEGGSLILVGSPAGQRGNFGQTNYAAAKAGIAAFARTWAMELGRANITVNAIVPVAATAMTETIPVFAPYVAALREGKPFPDFLRKGEGFGTPEDCAALVPFLASEAARGVTGQAIGIGGDKVALWSHPQEIKTAYANGGWTPEALADVWPTSLGAEPQTVGVPAPKIPEA from the coding sequence GTGCCCAGCATCGATCTCACCGGCAAGGTCGCCGTCGTCACGGGCAGTGGCCGTGGCCTCGGCCTGGCCTACGCACAGGCCCTCGCCGCCGCCGGGGCCTCCGTCGTCGTGAACGACATCGACGAGGCCGTGGCCGAGGCGGCCGTGAAGTCCATCACCGAGGCGGGCGGCAAGGCCGTCGCCGAGGTGGTCCCGGTCGGTACGACCGAGGCCGCCGACCGCCTGGTGGGCCGCGCGGTGGAGGAGTTCGGGCGGCTCGACATCCTGGTCACCAACGCGGGCATCCTCCGCGACAAGGTGCTGTGGAAGATGTCCGACGACGACTTCGACGCGGTGATCACCACCCACCTCAAGGGCACCTTCACCTGTGCCCGTGCCGCCGCGATCCGTATGCGCGAACAGGGCGAGGGCGGCTCCCTGATCCTCGTCGGCTCCCCGGCCGGCCAGCGCGGCAACTTCGGCCAGACCAACTACGCCGCCGCCAAGGCCGGCATCGCGGCCTTCGCCCGCACCTGGGCGATGGAGCTGGGCCGCGCGAACATCACCGTCAACGCGATCGTCCCGGTCGCCGCCACCGCGATGACCGAGACCATCCCGGTCTTCGCCCCCTACGTGGCGGCCCTGCGCGAGGGCAAGCCGTTCCCCGACTTCCTGCGCAAGGGCGAGGGCTTCGGCACCCCCGAGGACTGCGCGGCCCTGGTCCCGTTCCTGGCCTCCGAGGCGGCGCGCGGAGTCACCGGCCAGGCCATCGGCATCGGCGGCGACAAGGTGGCACTCTGGTCGCATCCGCAGGAGATCAAGACGGCGTACGCGAACGGCGGCTGGACCCCCGAGGCCCTCGCCGACGTCTGGCCGACCTCGCTGGGTGCCGAGCCGCAGACCGTGGGCGTCCCCGCCCCGAAGATCCCGGAGGCGTGA
- a CDS encoding IclR family transcriptional regulator, whose product MPMTTDALPTPGPVPQQTAPGSTPPGAARSAPDRLLAVLAAFDHDHPALSLTDISRRAGLTLTTAHRLVGALTEWGALERDAGGIYHVGLRLWELAALAPRGLALRQIALPYLEDLYEATHENVQLAVRDGDDVVYIEWLSGRSAVGVHIRVGARWPLHATGVGLALLAHSDPTSQEAYCQGTLTAFTPYTIADAPQLRRVLAEVRRTGVAVSVRQVTEDALSVAAPVRGPGGAVVAAVSVVVPQAGAQVPVLTPAVRVAARGISRALGWQPDEPRRGSPIPGRGSSPA is encoded by the coding sequence ATGCCGATGACCACCGACGCGCTGCCGACGCCGGGTCCCGTGCCCCAGCAGACCGCGCCGGGCAGCACACCGCCGGGGGCCGCCCGCTCCGCTCCCGACCGGCTGCTCGCCGTACTGGCCGCCTTCGACCACGACCACCCGGCGCTCTCGCTGACCGACATCAGCCGCCGGGCCGGGCTGACCCTCACCACGGCCCACCGGCTGGTCGGCGCGCTCACCGAGTGGGGCGCCCTGGAGCGGGACGCGGGCGGGATCTACCACGTGGGGCTCCGGCTCTGGGAACTCGCGGCGCTCGCCCCGCGCGGGCTCGCACTGCGCCAGATCGCGCTGCCGTACCTGGAGGACCTGTACGAGGCGACGCACGAGAACGTGCAGCTCGCGGTCCGCGACGGCGACGACGTCGTCTACATCGAGTGGCTCTCCGGACGCTCCGCCGTCGGCGTCCACATACGGGTCGGCGCCCGCTGGCCCCTGCACGCCACGGGCGTGGGCCTGGCGCTCCTCGCGCACAGTGACCCGACCTCCCAAGAGGCCTACTGCCAGGGGACGTTGACCGCCTTCACCCCGTACACCATCGCGGACGCGCCCCAGTTGCGCCGGGTGCTCGCCGAAGTACGTCGGACGGGCGTGGCGGTGAGTGTCCGTCAGGTCACCGAGGACGCGCTGTCGGTGGCCGCCCCCGTGCGCGGACCGGGCGGGGCCGTGGTCGCCGCCGTCTCGGTCGTGGTGCCGCAAGCAGGCGCCCAGGTCCCGGTGCTGACGCCCGCCGTGCGCGTGGCGGCACGCGGTATCTCCCGCGCACTGGGCTGGCAGCCCGACGAACCCCGCCGAGGTTCACCGATACCGGGCCGGGGCTCCTCGCCCGCTTGA